A portion of the Methanobrevibacter boviskoreani JH1 genome contains these proteins:
- the hisD gene encoding histidinol dehydrogenase codes for MDVIKYDDSQLEDIIKRSEEDVNNVLGTVSDILVDIKENKDKAILGYTEKFDGVKLGDMKVSKEEIEEAYNNIDDDLIDALKSASANIEKFHKAEIPKEWDMEVIDGIKAGQIIRPLETVGCYIPGGRAAYPSTILMTVIPAKIAGVKKIVCCTPPGKDGKVMDAILVASDIAGADEIYKVGGAQAIGAMAYGSETVPKVDKIVGPGNIFVTAAKKLVYGNVDIEFPAGPSELLILADETDDAEFIAYDFLSQAEHDPNAACIFVTPNEELADEVAVEIDKKTKEAVRREIIESSIEKRGRIVLVKDLDEGIYLTNKYAPEHLIISTKDNDYTLSKINNAGSIFLGNYSPVACGDYGSGTNHVLPTGGGARMYSGLSTEDFLKKPTVQEVSKEGLNVLKETIIPIAEYEGFFAHADSVKVRFREDKN; via the coding sequence ATGGATGTAATTAAGTATGATGATAGTCAACTTGAAGATATTATAAAAAGATCTGAAGAAGATGTTAATAATGTTCTTGGTACTGTAAGTGATATCTTGGTTGATATTAAAGAAAATAAAGACAAAGCTATCTTAGGTTACACTGAAAAATTCGATGGTGTTAAACTAGGTGATATGAAGGTTTCTAAAGAGGAAATTGAAGAGGCTTATAATAATATTGATGATGATCTTATAGATGCTCTAAAAAGTGCGTCAGCCAATATTGAAAAATTCCATAAGGCTGAAATTCCAAAAGAATGGGATATGGAAGTAATTGATGGGATTAAAGCAGGCCAAATCATAAGACCCCTTGAAACCGTTGGTTGTTATATTCCCGGTGGAAGGGCTGCATACCCCTCAACTATTTTAATGACTGTAATTCCTGCTAAGATTGCAGGTGTTAAAAAGATTGTTTGTTGTACACCCCCTGGAAAGGACGGTAAAGTTATGGATGCAATTTTAGTTGCAAGTGATATTGCAGGAGCAGATGAAATATATAAGGTTGGTGGAGCACAGGCTATTGGTGCAATGGCATATGGTTCAGAAACTGTTCCCAAAGTCGATAAGATAGTAGGCCCTGGAAATATATTTGTAACAGCCGCTAAAAAATTGGTTTATGGAAATGTGGATATTGAATTTCCGGCAGGTCCGTCAGAGTTGCTTATATTGGCTGATGAAACTGATGATGCGGAATTTATTGCATATGATTTCTTATCACAAGCAGAACATGATCCCAATGCAGCTTGTATATTTGTAACACCTAATGAAGAATTAGCAGATGAGGTAGCAGTTGAAATTGATAAGAAAACTAAAGAGGCAGTACGCCGTGAGATTATTGAATCATCTATTGAAAAAAGGGGAAGGATTGTACTTGTTAAAGATTTAGATGAGGGAATATATCTAACAAATAAATATGCTCCGGAGCATTTAATTATTTCAACTAAGGATAATGATTACACATTAAGTAAAATAAACAATGCAGGTTCCATATTTTTAGGTAATTATTCACCTGTGGCATGTGGGGATTATGGTTCTGGAACAAACCATGTACTTCCAACTGGTGGTGGTGCAAGAATGTATTCTGGATTGTCCACTGAGGATTTCCTTAAAAAACCTACTGTACAGGAAGTTTCAAAAGAAGGTTTGAATGTTCTTAAAGAGACTATTATTCCTATTGCAGAATATGAAGGTTTCTTTGCACATGCTGACTCTGTAAAGGTAAGATTTAGGGAAGATAAAAACTAG
- a CDS encoding tetratricopeptide repeat protein has translation MEILLEKYHHANSLLKKGKIDKAVNIYLELLDKDFRKKEVLEKLVWLYFENYDFDNAEKYIDLYLEENPISVDVLSAKVCILFKNKEFSEALTICNKMIEIDSESQIAYSFKLSLLEVLGRNSERERIINFLKKDKPEIYKNINYFDGNQKKLDNNNSNLQDFYNGVESQIETSDDRIKEFFNRKYLEITRDSEDLTLYNFLISDKNETDNKEFNALLKNSQKYFDEGNFPKSLEYISWALEFYPNNIEALLFKALIYINVGDFDKALTTVDSILELNRRNVSSLLLKGLIYIYTKQYNRAQIIFKQLLNDHDNDVTLWRFYYMSVAITGDYLRALQINYDAISKFQDNKSLWKDYHYFETKVDKIEKQNLRESFDKSYKKGSNFKNSTLDDFF, from the coding sequence ATGGAAATTTTATTAGAAAAATACCATCACGCTAATTCATTGTTAAAGAAGGGAAAGATAGATAAAGCTGTAAATATTTATCTGGAATTATTGGATAAAGATTTTAGAAAAAAAGAGGTTTTAGAGAAATTAGTATGGTTATATTTTGAAAACTATGATTTTGATAATGCTGAGAAATATATTGATTTATATTTGGAGGAAAATCCTATAAGTGTTGATGTTTTATCTGCTAAAGTTTGTATTTTATTTAAAAACAAGGAATTTTCAGAAGCTTTAACAATATGTAATAAGATGATTGAAATAGATTCAGAATCCCAGATTGCATATTCATTTAAATTATCCCTTCTTGAGGTATTGGGAAGAAATTCTGAAAGGGAAAGAATTATTAACTTCTTAAAAAAGGATAAACCTGAAATATATAAGAATATTAATTATTTTGATGGTAATCAGAAGAAATTGGATAATAATAATTCCAATTTACAGGATTTCTATAATGGTGTTGAAAGCCAAATTGAAACGTCCGATGATAGAATTAAAGAGTTTTTTAATAGGAAATATCTTGAGATTACAAGGGATAGTGAGGATTTAACCCTCTATAATTTTTTAATTTCTGATAAAAATGAAACAGATAATAAGGAATTTAATGCGTTGCTTAAGAATTCACAGAAATATTTCGATGAGGGCAATTTTCCAAAATCATTAGAATATATTAGCTGGGCATTGGAATTTTATCCAAACAATATAGAGGCATTACTTTTTAAAGCATTAATCTATATTAATGTTGGAGATTTTGATAAGGCTTTAACCACTGTCGATTCAATTCTCGAGTTAAATAGGAGAAATGTATCCAGTTTACTACTTAAGGGATTAATATATATCTATACTAAACAGTATAATAGGGCACAGATTATCTTTAAACAATTATTGAATGATCATGATAATGATGTTACTTTATGGCGTTTCTATTATATGTCCGTTGCAATAACTGGTGACTATTTAAGGGCATTACAAATTAACTATGATGCTATATCCAAATTCCAGGATAATAAATCTTTATGGAAGGATTATCACTATTTTGAAACTAAAGTTGATAAGATTGAAAAACAGAATTTAAGAGAATCCTTTGATAAAAGCTATAAAAAGGGTTCCAATTTTAAAAATTCAACCTTAGACGATTTTTTTTAG
- a CDS encoding tetratricopeptide repeat protein — protein MPNLDNIFNQNSSGSEETVENNTRDNKDYSNENIDDYVLNLQTDLKLKNKIYYIFKELEEEYDDEFDLNIEKSKVFADIEKYEEAIVYLDNALKIKSDKKILFLKARYLHELKNDEESLKIVNMILDKDPDCYDALKLKVSLLCSLKKYDESEIIFNKATSINPEDMDIWQLYADEFDAISDYDKALEINSNALDLFPDNLDLLYDRRYYLINNDADESTINQLNNKINNQEPDLPEDYGLSSTIILSDMDDDKDNVPITELEDNQNQSLDDFIVSGPKHLEDSDSESSDDNDIFDIDSEDKHFDDEENVDNLDYDAEAEEDSNDEHIDYKTKTKEVTLDSFFN, from the coding sequence ATGCCTAATCTAGATAATATTTTTAATCAAAACTCTTCAGGTAGTGAGGAGACTGTTGAAAATAATACTCGGGATAATAAAGATTATTCAAATGAAAATATTGATGATTATGTCTTAAATTTACAAACCGATTTGAAATTGAAAAATAAGATCTATTACATTTTTAAGGAATTGGAAGAAGAGTATGATGATGAATTTGATTTAAATATTGAAAAATCCAAGGTTTTTGCAGATATTGAAAAATATGAAGAGGCTATAGTTTATTTAGACAATGCTTTAAAAATTAAAAGTGATAAAAAAATCCTGTTTTTAAAAGCCAGATATTTGCATGAACTTAAAAATGATGAAGAATCTTTAAAAATTGTTAATATGATTTTAGATAAAGATCCTGATTGTTATGATGCTTTAAAATTAAAAGTTTCCCTTTTATGTTCACTTAAAAAATATGATGAATCTGAGATAATATTTAACAAAGCAACTTCAATCAATCCTGAGGATATGGATATTTGGCAATTGTATGCTGATGAGTTTGATGCAATATCAGACTATGATAAGGCATTAGAGATAAATAGTAATGCATTAGATTTGTTTCCAGATAATCTGGATTTGTTATATGACAGACGTTATTATTTAATAAACAACGATGCCGATGAATCTACAATTAATCAATTAAACAATAAAATAAATAATCAAGAGCCAGACCTTCCGGAAGATTATGGTTTAAGTTCAACTATTATCTTATCAGATATGGATGATGATAAGGATAATGTGCCAATTACAGAACTTGAGGATAATCAGAACCAATCATTGGATGACTTTATTGTAAGTGGTCCTAAACACTTGGAGGACAGTGATAGCGAAAGTTCTGATGATAATGATATTTTCGATATAGATTCTGAGGATAAACATTTTGATGATGAGGAAAATGTAGATAATCTGGATTATGATGCTGAAGCTGAAGAAGATTCAAATGATGAACATATTGATTATAAAACTAAAACTAAAGAAGTAACATTAGATAGTTTTTTTAATTAG
- a CDS encoding flavodoxin family protein — MKVLLVNGSPHRDGCTNEALTIISEELAKYDIDTEKIWIRNRQVRGCVACEKCLEDGLCNFTDDCTNDIKKALLECDGIIVGSPVYFAGPNGALCAILDRVFYHDLGKFANKPGAGIVSCRRSGSTASFDRLNKYFTIRNMPIVPSQYWNAVHGNTPEEVRQDKEGVQTMRTLARNMAWMLNAFDKVEKPEHEKEVRTNFIR, encoded by the coding sequence ATGAAGGTATTACTTGTAAATGGAAGTCCACATAGGGATGGATGTACAAATGAAGCTTTAACAATCATTAGTGAAGAGCTAGCCAAATATGATATTGATACTGAAAAAATCTGGATTAGAAACAGACAGGTCCGTGGTTGTGTTGCATGTGAAAAATGCCTTGAAGACGGATTGTGTAACTTTACAGATGATTGTACTAATGATATTAAGAAAGCATTACTTGAATGTGATGGAATTATTGTAGGCTCACCAGTTTACTTTGCAGGGCCTAATGGTGCATTATGTGCAATACTTGATAGGGTTTTCTACCATGATTTAGGCAAATTTGCAAATAAACCTGGAGCGGGTATTGTAAGTTGTAGACGTTCAGGTTCAACTGCAAGTTTTGATAGATTAAATAAATACTTTACTATTAGAAACATGCCAATTGTACCAAGTCAATACTGGAATGCTGTTCATGGTAACACCCCTGAAGAGGTTAGACAGGATAAGGAAGGAGTTCAAACCATGAGAACACTTGCAAGAAACATGGCTTGGATGTTAAATGCTTTTGATAAAGTTGAAAAACCAGAACATGAAAAAGAAGTAAGAACCAATTTTATTAGATAA
- the aspS gene encoding aspartate--tRNA(Asn) ligase, producing the protein MEYLLRDLRRTHYTKDVTTDVIGQDVTIMGWVHEIRDLGGIIFLLIRDFKGMIQVTAPSKKVSAEILEDIRALRKESVVAVKGTVQDSNKAPNGVEIIPSEITVLNMADQPLPMDPTEKVKAEIDTRLNSRFLDLRKPGVSAIFKIKNQMFKSVREYFADNDIIEIHTPKLVASATEGGTELFPITYFEREAFLGQSPQLYKQMMMSAGFDKVFEIGQIFRAEEHDTLRHLNEAISIDMEASFMDDEDVMKMLNEMLVKVIADVNEYRSEELNTLEHKIEVPQGKFEVIDYDEAVDLVNSRGVEMEYGEDLSREGEKVLGDAMDDFYFLTGWPTAIKPFYVMPYENKPEKSHAFDLMYKNLELSSGATRIHQYDLLLNQLIAKDLNPESFEAYLKAFKYGMPPHAGWGLGADRVNMVLTGVENIRETVLFPRDRHRLTP; encoded by the coding sequence GTGGAATACTTATTAAGAGACTTAAGAAGAACTCATTATACTAAAGATGTTACCACTGATGTAATAGGTCAGGATGTAACTATTATGGGATGGGTTCATGAAATTCGTGATTTAGGTGGAATTATTTTCTTACTTATTCGTGATTTCAAAGGTATGATACAGGTTACTGCACCTAGTAAAAAAGTATCTGCTGAAATCTTGGAAGATATTAGAGCTCTTAGAAAAGAATCAGTAGTTGCAGTTAAAGGTACTGTACAAGACTCTAATAAAGCACCAAATGGTGTAGAAATTATACCATCCGAAATTACAGTATTAAATATGGCTGATCAACCATTGCCAATGGATCCAACTGAAAAGGTTAAAGCTGAAATCGATACTAGATTAAATTCCAGATTCTTAGATTTAAGAAAACCTGGTGTAAGTGCAATATTTAAGATTAAAAATCAAATGTTTAAATCTGTACGTGAATACTTTGCAGATAATGATATAATTGAGATTCATACTCCTAAACTTGTAGCATCAGCTACTGAAGGAGGAACTGAACTTTTCCCAATTACTTATTTTGAAAGAGAGGCATTCTTAGGACAATCACCACAATTATACAAACAAATGATGATGTCTGCTGGATTTGATAAAGTATTTGAAATTGGTCAAATATTCAGGGCAGAAGAGCATGATACTCTAAGACATTTAAACGAGGCAATTTCTATAGATATGGAAGCATCTTTCATGGATGATGAAGATGTAATGAAAATGTTAAATGAAATGTTAGTTAAAGTTATTGCTGATGTAAATGAATATCGCTCTGAGGAATTAAATACTTTAGAACATAAAATAGAGGTACCTCAAGGTAAGTTTGAAGTAATCGATTATGATGAAGCTGTGGACCTTGTTAACTCCCGTGGAGTTGAAATGGAATATGGTGAGGATTTATCCCGTGAAGGTGAAAAGGTTTTAGGAGATGCAATGGATGATTTCTATTTCTTAACCGGATGGCCTACTGCAATTAAACCATTCTATGTAATGCCTTATGAAAACAAACCTGAAAAATCCCATGCTTTCGATTTAATGTATAAGAATCTTGAATTATCTTCAGGAGCAACCCGTATCCACCAATATGATCTTTTACTTAATCAATTAATAGCTAAAGATTTAAATCCTGAATCATTTGAAGCATACTTAAAGGCATTTAAATATGGTATGCCTCCTCACGCAGGATGGGGTCTTGGTGCAGACAGAGTAAACATGGTTTTAACTGGTGTTGAAAACATTAGGGAAACTGTACTCTTCCCAAGAGACAGACATCGATTAACTCCTTAG
- a CDS encoding tetratricopeptide repeat protein translates to MSSLDEKFEKAYDNYENHQIDEALKLFEELFEEEYDLEKIIPPMIDLYLATDDLEKGEECVDILLKDDSENLEALSIKSYILTHMEKFEDALEYAEKIIELDPNVEEGYLLKISIYHLQNRTEDINNYVDELVEERPEVIDGIKEFTGLGPEDLKTGIVPEFDDEVEEHDHSECDHDHHHHHHDDECEHYDEHHGPNSDDDYECEHPELHEHDHAHDHQEPMDEETINNMLKEIYEEVDANTDDEVERNLYKANGAAQFSRFEESLDFIDEALKIDDKNMDALLLKSAILFNLTKFDEALTTIDNVIELYPDNTDALTFKGFVYLNLGDFKEAENSFKAALDLDDDDFEVWRQYSFAVASGGDMNRAIGINQKALKKFPEESDLWYDRYNFLNQIDSKAKAQEALDKCLELNPNQLDYQGNPVSSDNSDETEEESDFGDFGDNDQFDLNNMDLNNVNPEDIELSPEEERLFTLLSENGYDSQKATNLVLSSYQEVMSQNLNVSDEEELFKKVVDLVEKKIHNGDI, encoded by the coding sequence ATGTCTAGTCTAGATGAAAAATTTGAAAAAGCATATGATAATTATGAAAATCACCAAATCGATGAAGCTTTAAAATTATTTGAAGAATTGTTTGAAGAGGAATATGATTTGGAGAAAATCATTCCACCAATGATTGATTTATATCTTGCAACAGATGATTTAGAAAAGGGAGAGGAATGTGTAGATATATTGCTTAAAGACGATTCTGAGAATTTGGAAGCATTATCTATTAAATCTTATATTTTAACCCATATGGAAAAATTTGAAGATGCATTAGAGTATGCAGAAAAAATCATAGAACTTGATCCAAATGTTGAGGAGGGATACCTCCTTAAGATATCTATTTATCATCTTCAAAATAGGACTGAGGATATAAATAATTATGTGGATGAACTTGTTGAGGAAAGACCTGAAGTAATTGATGGAATTAAAGAATTTACAGGTTTAGGTCCTGAAGATTTAAAAACAGGTATTGTTCCGGAATTTGATGATGAGGTTGAGGAACACGACCATAGTGAATGTGACCATGACCATCATCACCATCATCATGATGACGAATGTGAACATTATGATGAACACCATGGTCCAAACAGTGATGATGATTATGAATGTGAGCATCCCGAACTTCATGAACACGACCATGCCCATGACCATCAAGAGCCTATGGATGAGGAAACAATAAATAACATGCTTAAAGAAATCTATGAAGAGGTTGATGCAAATACTGATGATGAAGTGGAACGTAATCTCTATAAAGCAAATGGTGCAGCACAATTTTCAAGATTTGAAGAATCATTAGATTTTATTGATGAAGCTTTAAAAATTGATGATAAAAACATGGATGCACTTCTTTTAAAGTCTGCCATATTATTCAATCTTACAAAATTTGATGAGGCATTAACTACTATTGATAATGTAATTGAATTATATCCGGATAATACCGATGCATTAACTTTTAAAGGATTTGTTTATCTTAATTTAGGTGATTTTAAAGAGGCGGAAAATTCATTTAAAGCAGCTTTGGATTTAGATGATGATGACTTTGAAGTATGGAGGCAATATTCATTTGCGGTTGCATCCGGTGGAGACATGAATAGGGCAATTGGTATTAATCAGAAGGCCCTTAAAAAATTCCCAGAAGAGTCTGATCTATGGTATGATAGATATAACTTCCTAAACCAAATTGACTCTAAAGCTAAAGCTCAGGAGGCTTTGGATAAATGTTTAGAATTAAATCCTAATCAATTAGATTATCAGGGAAACCCTGTATCCAGTGATAATTCTGATGAAACTGAGGAAGAATCAGATTTTGGTGATTTTGGTGATAATGATCAATTTGATTTAAACAATATGGATTTAAACAATGTAAATCCTGAAGATATTGAATTATCTCCAGAAGAAGAAAGATTATTTACATTATTATCTGAAAATGGCTATGATTCACAGAAAGCTACAAATTTAGTTTTATCTTCTTATCAAGAGGTAATGTCTCAGAATTTAAATGTTTCCGATGAAGAAGAGCTATTTAAAAAAGTAGTGGATCTTGTTGAAAAGAAGATTCATAATGGTGATATCTAG
- a CDS encoding TatD family hydrolase yields MIDTHCHIDFEEYDKDRKDVIDRAQNVLDSIVDSGINKATGLKILELAKKYPDFIYPSLGFSPVSSHEKTKEEIKEFQEFLIDNINNCVAIGEVGMDYYFVRDKASRQKQRENFISFVEIADEYKKPLLLHVRDCDKKGLNIVNEYDNIPYVVFHCFSGSLKTAKRIMEHDNYFMSFSTMVCYSKHHQDLAAKIPVEYMLTETDSPFLGLTKEERNEPAYVLRGAKKIAEIQNIDLEEVDKITTNNAKKVFNI; encoded by the coding sequence ATGATTGATACACATTGCCATATAGATTTTGAAGAGTATGATAAAGACCGAAAGGATGTTATTGATAGAGCCCAAAATGTATTAGATTCCATTGTTGACTCTGGAATTAATAAAGCAACAGGTCTAAAAATTTTAGAATTAGCTAAAAAATATCCTGATTTTATATATCCTAGTTTAGGATTTTCACCAGTATCATCCCATGAAAAAACTAAAGAGGAGATTAAGGAATTTCAGGAATTTTTAATAGACAATATTAATAACTGTGTTGCTATTGGTGAAGTTGGAATGGATTACTATTTTGTAAGGGACAAAGCCTCACGTCAAAAACAGAGGGAAAACTTCATATCTTTTGTAGAAATTGCAGATGAATACAAAAAACCTTTACTTCTACATGTAAGGGACTGTGATAAAAAAGGATTAAACATTGTTAATGAATACGATAATATTCCATATGTAGTATTCCATTGTTTTAGTGGTAGTTTAAAAACCGCAAAAAGAATAATGGAACATGACAATTATTTTATGTCATTTTCAACTATGGTTTGTTATTCAAAACATCATCAGGATTTAGCAGCAAAAATACCTGTTGAATATATGTTAACAGAAACAGATAGTCCGTTTTTAGGACTTACTAAAGAAGAGAGAAATGAACCTGCATATGTTTTAAGAGGTGCTAAAAAAATAGCTGAAATACAAAATATCGACCTGGAAGAAGTCGATAAAATAACAACTAACAATGCAAAAAAAGTATTTAACATTTAA
- the uppS gene encoding polyprenyl diphosphate synthase, with protein sequence MVAQFFYRIYEWYIMKHLDPNKMPKHIAIIMDGNRRYSKIQGNMDVIKGHEKGVDTLEKVLDWTIDLGIKIITVYAFSTENFNRSKHEVDGLMDLFVKNFKRLTTNEKIHRNHVKVQVVGRTDLLPDDVKDAIKEAEESTKDYKDRLFNLAIGYDGRLEIVDAVKKVYKEIEEGKLSIDDVNEEIIGKNLYTGGLEDPNLIIRTSGEERLSGFLLWQSSYSELYFCDSLWPEFRKTDFLRAIRDYQARDRRFGT encoded by the coding sequence ATGGTGGCTCAATTTTTTTATAGAATATACGAATGGTATATTATGAAACACTTAGACCCTAATAAAATGCCCAAGCATATTGCTATTATAATGGATGGCAATCGTAGATATAGTAAAATTCAGGGAAATATGGATGTAATCAAAGGGCATGAAAAAGGAGTAGATACATTAGAAAAAGTGTTAGACTGGACTATCGATTTAGGCATTAAAATTATTACCGTTTATGCTTTTTCTACTGAGAATTTTAATAGATCAAAACATGAAGTAGACGGATTAATGGATTTATTTGTTAAAAACTTTAAAAGATTAACTACTAATGAAAAAATACATAGAAATCATGTGAAAGTTCAAGTTGTTGGCAGAACCGACCTTTTACCGGATGATGTTAAAGATGCAATAAAGGAAGCTGAGGAATCAACCAAGGATTATAAAGACAGATTATTTAACTTAGCAATTGGATATGACGGCAGACTTGAGATTGTCGATGCTGTTAAAAAAGTGTATAAAGAAATTGAAGAAGGTAAACTATCCATCGATGATGTTAATGAAGAGATAATTGGTAAAAACCTTTATACAGGAGGACTTGAGGATCCTAATTTAATAATCCGTACTAGTGGTGAGGAAAGATTAAGTGGTTTCTTACTATGGCAATCATCATATTCCGAATTATATTTCTGTGACAGTTTATGGCCAGAATTTAGAAAAACTGATTTTTTAAGAGCAATTAGAGATTACCAAGCAAGAGACAGACGTTTTGGTACCTAA
- a CDS encoding DUF4012 domain-containing protein: MRRTKKLVIAILFVILVGLVANYAGTYIYHVGTSQGELAQGDKNILICAIDESEKRPGMGACDMAFIVHLHNGSIVNYTAVYPHGMTHPTKAEPAEAQAQGAGSKLLLHDSFWENNTDQSMQNAKEIVEYNTNVSIDAVVAVNSEAMTAIIDSAGPLVVDGKTINSSAIDVVREEQYTNKNSRGSSVMMLVKAVANATNDPGKKMNMVNTALNQYNKGNIVMTPKGAFTSLLYTKGINALL, translated from the coding sequence ATGAGACGAACAAAGAAGTTGGTTATTGCAATTCTATTTGTAATACTTGTAGGATTGGTTGCAAATTATGCAGGTACTTATATATATCATGTGGGTACCTCACAAGGAGAGTTAGCACAAGGAGATAAAAACATATTGATTTGTGCAATTGATGAAAGCGAAAAACGTCCAGGAATGGGGGCATGTGATATGGCTTTCATTGTTCATTTACATAATGGTTCAATTGTTAATTACACAGCTGTATATCCACATGGTATGACTCACCCAACTAAAGCAGAGCCAGCAGAAGCTCAAGCTCAAGGAGCAGGTTCTAAACTCCTACTTCATGATTCTTTCTGGGAAAATAATACAGATCAATCAATGCAGAATGCTAAAGAGATTGTAGAGTATAATACTAATGTTTCAATAGATGCTGTTGTTGCTGTGAATAGTGAAGCTATGACTGCGATAATTGATTCAGCAGGACCTTTAGTTGTTGATGGTAAAACTATTAATAGTAGTGCTATCGATGTTGTTCGTGAAGAGCAATACACTAATAAAAACTCTAGGGGAAGCTCTGTAATGATGTTAGTTAAAGCTGTTGCTAATGCAACAAATGATCCTGGTAAAAAAATGAATATGGTTAACACAGCTTTGAATCAATATAATAAAGGAAATATAGTAATGACTCCTAAAGGTGCATTTACTAGTTTATTATATACCAAAGGAATAAATGCATTATTATAA
- the mtxX gene encoding methanogenesis marker protein Mmp4/MtxX, whose translation MIKITAGLGKNRNIIKASEIVNQDDNIEVNLVENERELIDAIKNKDVDAVIRGSLAASNVIKSLKSENPSLKINRGTYIHSKDHEFLILPVGIDEGQSIEDKITLVEQGCEFLLKINKEPKIAILSGGRSDDFNRTKEIDKTLKESQLIEKRLKSEFSKDERFNNTTIKNYYILIEKAIKENNNILLAPNGIIGNYIFRILVLLCNWPSYGGITLGIDDFYIDTSRDQTTEGYVRILKFAARLAENKKEN comes from the coding sequence ATGATAAAGATTACAGCAGGTTTAGGAAAAAACAGAAATATAATTAAAGCATCTGAAATTGTAAACCAAGATGACAATATTGAGGTCAATCTTGTAGAAAATGAAAGGGAATTAATTGATGCTATTAAAAATAAGGATGTTGATGCAGTTATAAGGGGATCCCTTGCTGCCTCTAATGTTATTAAAAGTTTAAAATCTGAGAATCCCTCCTTAAAAATTAACCGTGGAACATATATTCATTCTAAAGACCATGAATTTTTAATTCTACCTGTCGGCATTGATGAAGGTCAAAGTATTGAAGATAAGATTACACTTGTAGAACAGGGATGTGAATTTCTACTTAAAATCAACAAAGAACCAAAAATAGCAATACTCTCAGGTGGAAGAAGTGATGATTTTAATCGTACAAAAGAAATAGATAAAACCTTAAAAGAAAGCCAATTAATTGAGAAAAGGTTAAAATCTGAATTTTCAAAGGATGAAAGATTCAATAACACAACAATTAAAAATTATTATATTCTCATTGAAAAAGCAATTAAAGAGAATAATAATATTCTGTTAGCACCTAATGGAATTATTGGAAATTATATATTTAGAATTTTGGTTTTATTATGTAATTGGCCTAGTTATGGCGGTATAACCTTGGGAATAGATGATTTTTATATTGATACAAGTAGAGATCAGACAACAGAGGGATATGTAAGGATTCTTAAATTTGCAGCTCGGCTTGCGGAAAATAAAAAAGAAAACTAA